The sequence below is a genomic window from Humulus lupulus chromosome 3, drHumLupu1.1, whole genome shotgun sequence.
tttaacTATAAGGATAAGAGTGACAAGTGCAGGGAGTTCTTATGATACAATAAGATTATAAACTAACCAAGTACTTGCCCTTAAATCAATATTCAAATCAAAAGTCTAAATAAAAACAGTGACCATCACATACCCATCCATTTCTGGCATCTGAATATCCATGAAACATGCATCAAAATTGTGGGGTGGCTTGAGTAGTTTGAGTGCCTTCACTCCACTGTCCTCACAAACCACATCGGCACCGTATCTTTTTAAAGCACCAGCAGCCACTTTGAGGTTCACACCATTGTCATCTATAACAAGAATTTTTCTCCCCTTAAGAAGAGTGCGAAGAGACAAACTGGGACGTTCTCCATTACGGGGATTAGCCTTATTACTAACACCCATTGCACGTTCGAGTGAGGCAGCAAGCATACTTGCCCTCAGGGGTTTCATGATGACAATTGGAGCATAAACACCAAAACTTCCAGTAACTGCTCTTGGAGAGCCAATAGAATTTGCTAGAAGGAATATTTTTGGACGAACCCCAATATCATCTTTTAAAAATTTCATTGCAAAAGCCTGAGCCCCTGAATCCCTATCCCAGATCTCATGTTCAACAAGGACCATATTGATAAATGTTTTCCCATTCCCTATCATGGACAAACCTTGAGTTAAATCTGAAACTACTTCAACATGAATTCCAAGTCGCTCGATATGGTATCTTGAAACTTTCGCTCTGATAGGTCTGAAATCTACAACTAAAGCTCTCATCCCCTGAAATTCTGAGAATGCAGCATTAGGTTGGTTGTTGATTTGCTGACTCTTATAATCAGTTGTATTGCAACAACCATTGGTAAAAACAGCTGTAAATGTAAAGGTGGAGCCAATCTTTGGAGTGCTTGCAAAACCAATTTCCCCATTCATGAGGCCAACCAAACACTTGCTTATGCTCAACCCAATACCTGTTCCTCCATGTGTCCGGGAGATAGATGGCCCAACTTGCATAAAAGGAGTAAAAACACGAGATTGGGCATCTAAAGGAATCCCTACCCCTGTGTCTTCAACTGACACAATGAGTGTTATATGGTCAGAGGGGAAATGAAAACTAGATCCTTCTTGACTAAAATCTCTAAATCCACTCAAACTTTGACGTCTATCTGCAACAGGAAAACCACTAAAAGTGTTCTTTGACGAGGTTTCAGTCTCAACATCTATCGAGCCAATTACCTCCTCAACAAGATGAACAGTGACGAAAATGTGCCCTTTTTCTGTGAACTGCAAGATTTTCAGAAGaacaaatataattacattttaaacaaaacatatttTAGACAACATTTTTCCAATACAGTGTTAGCTTcatccaatattattgatttaATCTTTTTGTCCTGAAACACAAGAATGGATCTACAATTCATAACAAGATATTGCTGCaatttgaatgtattttgatAACTTGTTAAGTGTAATTTTCCAAAGCCTCAAACTTGGAAAATACTTACTTTGATTGAGTTTCCCATGAGATTTGTGAGAATTTGGCGAAACCTTCCTGGATCACCAATTAACATATCGGGAACCCGGTCCGAGATGTAAACTGCTAACTGCTCATCCAACAAATAGTGTCATATAAGTTTCAAAATGACAAATATCAGACAAAGATAATTTAAAGAAGAAATAAAGTTTGCAAGAGGAAGCAAAGGATTAGAAGAGAGGATGGAAACATGTAGTACCTCTACTCCTTTTTCTTGAGACTTCCCAGAAAAGAGTGACAAAACATCATCAAGAACTGCCCGCAGGTCAAAGCGCACTGCCTCAAGCTCAAGCTTACCAGATTCAATCTTCGCTTGATCCAAAACCTCATTAATAAGTGATACTAGTGCTTTTCCACTAGCCTGGGCAGTTCGGACATAATCTTTTTGAGTTATATCCAAGTCTGTATCCATAAGCATATGTAGCATTCCTATAGTATAAAAAGAACTAGATGTCAGATATCAAGCTTTGCTCAGTTACTTATGTTTGGTTTCAAATATAGATgtaaattaaaacaaataaagaaCAAACTAAGAACTCACCAAGGACACCATTCATTGGGGTTCTGATCTCATGGGACACAGTAGCAAGGAACTACAGGGGATTTAAGTTTGATTAGACGAACATGCATATAGCAAAATCCATAAGGTATATTCTGTAATTAAAAATAGTAGATACCTGGGATTTGGCAACGTCAGCTGCCTCAGCTCGTTTTTTGAGCTCCATCATCTGATGGTAATCATCCTCAACTTTGGCAATTCGATTTACAGTTGCATGGAATATATAACTAATGAGCAGAGCTATCACCAAAATTCCAACGGAGGTACATATTGCTAAAACTGGCCATGGTGGTTTATGCTTGAATCTGAGATAAAAATTTTGGAATTGTAAATTTACTTTGATCATTTTATATTTGAACTAGCATTGAATTGCATATAGAAACTTCACAACAAAACAAATCTACTGATGTTGGAGTACAAGTAATGATGCATTTGTTTTAAATGAAAAAGATGTGGAACAACCCTTCTTTTAAtgaagaaaacataacatttactATGTTTTGGTCATGCTATGGTAGTACCCCAAAGTGAGAGGCCATATGATATCAATGAAGAGCCTACAATTACTATGAAATTTTAATTCAGTTACCTGCAGTGCATCTCATGCTTTCTCATAGGATCTCCAAAATTTAGGCGGCTATTGTGCATCATCCCACCATCTGAAACATTTGAACCGTACATACTGATTGGTTGTGAGTGGTTGGTAGTATCATACACATTCACAAGTATAGTTTGCTTGCTAGCCAGTTGATGAAGCAACTTCTCCACAAGTGATTCGATATCAAAGACCCCACCAAGATACCTGCAACAGTAGTAGTATTATAAATAAACTAATTGCAAATCGTCACTAGATCTAATTGATTCAAATATTCACGAATTTAATTGAAAGCCCTTTTGCTATCACAAATGAACCAAAATATCCCATTTCAAACTTTGGTATGATTTCGAAACACCTTAGAACATAACGAAATGCGATAGATACTGTTAACATGTATGCAGTTTCAAAAAGAAATTTACCCATCAGTAGCTTGAATTCTTTCATTTGGAGTTGCATTTGAAGGAAGGTCTCTTTTGTAGACAGCAAAAGTCAATATTACTCCAAGGCGGTTTGTTTTAATCAGCGGAAAAGGAGCAGTTAGAACCCCTTTTCCTGATGCTCTTGCACGCAATACATTATCACGATCTTCCTGTGATACAGCATATGAAAAGTTTTGAGAATGTCATATGATAATAAATCAAGAGATCTAATTTCTGAAGAGAAGGAAAAATGTTGTATGTAAAGATGAGTTTGAGGCCAGCGAGGTTAGAATGTTATCCAAGCATTTTGGTTATATATGTCATTGCATAGTCTGTCTGATTCAAGATCATTGAAAAATGACCAAATCAAAAAATGACAACAAATTTCCAAAAACTACAAACAAAAATTACCTTTCCCGATAGCATATCAAGAGAAACCACGTGTGAAATGGTATCCTGAGCAAAGATGACAGGAGCATATTCTTCTTGAATTGGGGCGGACTCCAATTTTTCTGGTGCGTACTCATCTTTATGAACAGGGTTTTGTTCGAGGGTATCCATATTCTTGATAGTCCAGCCTTGCTGCTTCTCGAATTGTTCCCTTTCAGAGTGGAGGACCCTTACAGCATATGCCACCCCACTTGTGAGAGGCCTTTCAAACGCAGTTCTCTCTGTGTAAATTGCAAAAGTTGTCTACAGGTTCTAAAAGTTAGTTTATATTGTTCAAAAG
It includes:
- the LOC133822466 gene encoding histidine kinase 3 isoform X3, with translation MWWKRLLVVWILGWTIASLWIFWYMCSQATEKRKETLASMCDERARMLQDQFNVSMNHVQAMSILISTFHHGKYPSAIDQTTFAIYTERTAFERPLTSGVAYAVRVLHSEREQFEKQQGWTIKNMDTLEQNPVHKDEYAPEKLESAPIQEEYAPVIFAQDTISHVVSLDMLSGKEDRDNVLRARASGKGVLTAPFPLIKTNRLGVILTFAVYKRDLPSNATPNERIQATDGYLGGVFDIESLVEKLLHQLASKQTILVNVYDTTNHSQPISMYGSNVSDGGMMHNSRLNFGDPMRKHEMHCRFKHKPPWPVLAICTSVGILVIALLISYIFHATVNRIAKVEDDYHQMMELKKRAEAADVAKSQFLATVSHEIRTPMNGVLGMLHMLMDTDLDITQKDYVRTAQASGKALVSLINEVLDQAKIESGKLELEAVRFDLRAVLDDVLSLFSGKSQEKGVELAVYISDRVPDMLIGDPGRFRQILTNLMGNSIKFTEKGHIFVTVHLVEEVIGSIDVETETSSKNTFSGFPVADRRQSLSGFRDFSQEGSSFHFPSDHITLIVSVEDTGVGIPLDAQSRVFTPFMQVGPSISRTHGGTGIGLSISKCLVGLMNGEIGFASTPKIGSTFTFTAVFTNGCCNTTDYKSQQINNQPNAAFSEFQGMRALVVDFRPIRAKVSRYHIERLGIHVEVVSDLTQGLSMIGNGKTFINMVLVEHEIWDRDSGAQAFAMKFLKDDIGVRPKIFLLANSIGSPRAVTGSFGVYAPIVIMKPLRASMLAASLERAMGVSNKANPRNGERPSLSLRTLLKGRKILVIDDNGVNLKVAAGALKRYGADVVCEDSGVKALKLLKPPHNFDACFMDIQMPEMDGFEATRRIRAMEDDFNSRVHRGDIVESYENRSWHVPILAMTADVIQATHEECSKWGMDGYVSKPFEAEQLYREVSQFFQFASSNGNIQG
- the LOC133822466 gene encoding histidine kinase 3 isoform X1, whose protein sequence is MSLLLHVFGFGLKVGHLLWVICCWIIYVISMNWFLNSGIVDTKTGLLGDGGKACLKWWEKISGSVYKIHHHCFQCFGSKRVRNMWWKRLLVVWILGWTIASLWIFWYMCSQATEKRKETLASMCDERARMLQDQFNVSMNHVQAMSILISTFHHGKYPSAIDQTTFAIYTERTAFERPLTSGVAYAVRVLHSEREQFEKQQGWTIKNMDTLEQNPVHKDEYAPEKLESAPIQEEYAPVIFAQDTISHVVSLDMLSGKEDRDNVLRARASGKGVLTAPFPLIKTNRLGVILTFAVYKRDLPSNATPNERIQATDGYLGGVFDIESLVEKLLHQLASKQTILVNVYDTTNHSQPISMYGSNVSDGGMMHNSRLNFGDPMRKHEMHCRFKHKPPWPVLAICTSVGILVIALLISYIFHATVNRIAKVEDDYHQMMELKKRAEAADVAKSQFLATVSHEIRTPMNGVLGMLHMLMDTDLDITQKDYVRTAQASGKALVSLINEVLDQAKIESGKLELEAVRFDLRAVLDDVLSLFSGKSQEKGVELAVYISDRVPDMLIGDPGRFRQILTNLMGNSIKFTEKGHIFVTVHLVEEVIGSIDVETETSSKNTFSGFPVADRRQSLSGFRDFSQEGSSFHFPSDHITLIVSVEDTGVGIPLDAQSRVFTPFMQVGPSISRTHGGTGIGLSISKCLVGLMNGEIGFASTPKIGSTFTFTAVFTNGCCNTTDYKSQQINNQPNAAFSEFQGMRALVVDFRPIRAKVSRYHIERLGIHVEVVSDLTQGLSMIGNGKTFINMVLVEHEIWDRDSGAQAFAMKFLKDDIGVRPKIFLLANSIGSPRAVTGSFGVYAPIVIMKPLRASMLAASLERAMGVSNKANPRNGERPSLSLRTLLKGRKILVIDDNGVNLKVAAGALKRYGADVVCEDSGVKALKLLKPPHNFDACFMDIQMPEMDGFEATRRIRAMEDDFNSRVHRGDIVESYENRSWHVPILAMTADVIQATHEECSKWGMDGYVSKPFEAEQLYREVSQFFQFASSNGNIQG
- the LOC133822466 gene encoding histidine kinase 3 isoform X2, giving the protein MNWFLNSGIVDTKTGLLGDGGKACLKWWEKISGSVYKIHHHCFQCFGSKRVRNMWWKRLLVVWILGWTIASLWIFWYMCSQATEKRKETLASMCDERARMLQDQFNVSMNHVQAMSILISTFHHGKYPSAIDQTTFAIYTERTAFERPLTSGVAYAVRVLHSEREQFEKQQGWTIKNMDTLEQNPVHKDEYAPEKLESAPIQEEYAPVIFAQDTISHVVSLDMLSGKEDRDNVLRARASGKGVLTAPFPLIKTNRLGVILTFAVYKRDLPSNATPNERIQATDGYLGGVFDIESLVEKLLHQLASKQTILVNVYDTTNHSQPISMYGSNVSDGGMMHNSRLNFGDPMRKHEMHCRFKHKPPWPVLAICTSVGILVIALLISYIFHATVNRIAKVEDDYHQMMELKKRAEAADVAKSQFLATVSHEIRTPMNGVLGMLHMLMDTDLDITQKDYVRTAQASGKALVSLINEVLDQAKIESGKLELEAVRFDLRAVLDDVLSLFSGKSQEKGVELAVYISDRVPDMLIGDPGRFRQILTNLMGNSIKFTEKGHIFVTVHLVEEVIGSIDVETETSSKNTFSGFPVADRRQSLSGFRDFSQEGSSFHFPSDHITLIVSVEDTGVGIPLDAQSRVFTPFMQVGPSISRTHGGTGIGLSISKCLVGLMNGEIGFASTPKIGSTFTFTAVFTNGCCNTTDYKSQQINNQPNAAFSEFQGMRALVVDFRPIRAKVSRYHIERLGIHVEVVSDLTQGLSMIGNGKTFINMVLVEHEIWDRDSGAQAFAMKFLKDDIGVRPKIFLLANSIGSPRAVTGSFGVYAPIVIMKPLRASMLAASLERAMGVSNKANPRNGERPSLSLRTLLKGRKILVIDDNGVNLKVAAGALKRYGADVVCEDSGVKALKLLKPPHNFDACFMDIQMPEMDGFEATRRIRAMEDDFNSRVHRGDIVESYENRSWHVPILAMTADVIQATHEECSKWGMDGYVSKPFEAEQLYREVSQFFQFASSNGNIQG